The following proteins are co-located in the Carassius carassius chromosome 39, fCarCar2.1, whole genome shotgun sequence genome:
- the znf281b gene encoding zinc finger protein 281b has protein sequence MSIIQDKLGNEFLRNGGMDPNFPTSMIMFSHLPPVTSFTRLTSQTSMSDLPQEMILKKERDSPDHGGGFIHSMGIKQEKLSELDYRLPMYATGTGTAGGKNTDMLDISHSNHQNMLLHDLSLSNQFSGRLGKDPKESGPRRGRRANGEGTDGKARRKQGDSAKVCIPFYQSPCHLKLS, from the exons ATGAGTATTATCCAAGACAAGCTAGGCAATGAGTTTTTACGGAACGGAGGCATGGACCCCAACTTTCCCACCAGCATGATCATGTTCAGCCATTTACCTCCAGTGACCAGCTTCACACGCCTGACTTCGCAAACCTCCATGTCGGATCTGCCCCAAGAGATGATCCTGAAGAAGGAGCGTGACTCTCCTGACCATGGTGGTGGGTTTATCCACAGTATGGGTATCAAACAGGAGAAGCTCAGTGAGTTGGATTACCGCCTCCCGATGTATGCAACCGGAACTGGAACAGCAGGAGGAAAAAACACTGATATGCTGGACATCTCGCACAGCAACCACCAGAATATGCTTTTGCATGACCTAAGCCTTAGCAAC CAGTTCTCTGGAAGACTGGGGAAAGACCCAAAAGAATCTGGGCCTAGAAGAGGGAGGAGAGCAAATGGAGAAGGAACAGATGGCAAAGCCAGAAGGAAACAAGGAGATTCTGCAAAGGTATGTATACCCTTTTATCAGTCACCATGTCATTTAAAACTTTCATAG